The region TTTATCTTCTCTGATTTGTCCAGAAATATTTTTACTGAATTTCCATCGGCTTTCACACCCATATGAAAATCTCCAGGAGCAACATAGACGACTCCTTTTTTCACCACCTCAGATTCCTCTGCTTCTTTAACAGATAATTTAGAAAGCGAGTTCAGTCGCATAGCAAGAGATTTTGTAAACATTGGTGGCATATGTTGCACGAGAAATATCGGAGCTGGGAAGTTTTCTGGCAATGCCGGGATTATGTAGTCCAGTGATCTTGGGCCACCGGTGGATGCGCCTATAACAACGGCTCTTTCATAGAGAGAGATTTTGCTGGATGTCTTTATTCTCGAAACATAAGGTTTTACAGTCAATTTTTCAGGATCAACTGACATTGCTGATCGAATTTTCTGTATGAGAGTACCTGAAACCTCGCGAAAACTTAGAGAAGTTGAGCCTGATGGCTTGGTTAGAAAATCAACAGCGCCAATTGAAAGCGCTGTGATTGTTATATCTGCTCCTTCTTCAGTTAAGCTGCTGACCATAATAACACGTGTTGGGAATTTCCCCATTATATTTTTGAGAGTTTCTATGCCATTCATTTTTGGCATCTCGACATCCAAGGTTACAACATCAGGTCGTTTTTCTCTGATTATTTCAAGTGCTTCAATGCCATCTTTTGCCACACCCACAACTTGCATATCATGTTGAGAATCGATTATATCCTTTAAAACCATTCTCATGAAAGCTGAGTCATCAACCACCACAACTTTAATTTTTCCGCTTGGCACGCTTTCTCAACCCTCCCAAAATGGAAATTAATGGTAGTCCAACAACGAAAAGTACTGCAAAAAGCCTGCCAATGTCGTTTCTCCAGTTGAAAATAGCCCTTCCCAGAATAATCAGTCCAACAGTAACGGCAAACAAAGAATACCAGAGAACCATTCCAGCTGAGACATCTTTAACAAATTTGATACGCACATCATGATTTTCACTGTAAAGATCCATGAGAACTTCAACAAGTGTGTTGAGCAGTTCCATTCCAATAACCGAGAAAACAGCAAAAATAAGCCATAAAATTTCTTCGTTTGATAGGTCTAAAAAATACGAGATAATAAGAACTATAGTACCGATCAAAAAGTGTAATCTCAAATTTCTTTCTTGCTTGAAAGCTTCTACCAATCCTTCTGTTGCATTTATAAATGATTTTATCAAATTATTCAAATCCGATTGTCCTGATTTTGCGTTCACTTCTGATTTTGAATTCTTTACTGATGATCTCATATCCATATTTGATCGCCTCTATGTTCATTGATACATATCTCTCTGAAATCATATCCTGGATAGCTTTTATCAATGATTCCAACCCCACTATTTTAGTGGCTTTTATCAGAGCACCAAGGCCAATCATATTACTGACAACCGTTGCATTGAACTTCTCTACAGCCAATTTTTCCAGTGGAATCATCAGTATTTTCTTGGTAAGTCTCTGGACTGTAAATGGAACAGAATCAACAAATGTTGAGTCGATAAGGATTATACCATTTGCCCTGATTAATTTTTGATAAGCCCTCAATGCATCGATATGCATTATATACATGATGTCAAATTGAGAAGCTTCGGGAAAATCTATCCATTCGTCGCATATAATTACATCACAGTGGCTGATGCCTCCACGGACCTGAGCACCATACGATTGCGTTTGAACAACATACTTCTTTTCCAGCATGGCTGCCTGTGCCAGAACCTTTCCTGTTAATATGTTTCCCTGTCCTCCAGATCCTGCAACTCTTATAGCAAGCGGGTCATTGAGTTGCAATGTTTCACCTCCTAACTAATGAATTTTGCAGCAATTTTTTTGTACAAATCGTGAAATGTTGGCTTATCTTCTTCATGAAATTCACCTATCACTATTTTGTTTTCAAGTTCCTCTGGTGACATGTTTTTTGATTTATCCAGCATTACACTGTTGTTTTTAAAATACTCGAGCATTTTAGCAGCATTGGGGATTTTGTTGTATCTTCCATAATAAGTGTGGCAATTTGTGACGGCTTCAACAACAGATGTTCCTCTGTGTTTTAGAGCTTTCATTATGTATCTAACCAGCAATGGATAGTGATAAACTGTTGCTCTGGCCACATAAGTGGCTCCAGCTGCAGTAGCAACTTTCACAACATCAAGTGGTTTTTCAATATTTCCAAATGGAGCTGTTGAAGCCACTTTTTCTAATGGAGTAGTTGGTGAGTTCTGACCTCCTGTCATTCCATAGATCATGTTGTTAAATACGACAATGGTCAGATCTATATTTCTCCTGCAAGCGTGTAAAAAATGGTTTCCTCCTATTGCTAAAATATCCCCATCTCCGCCGAGTACTGCGACTTTGAAATCTGGTTTGGCAAGCTTTACACCTGTTGCGAAGGCAATAGCCCTTCCGTGGAGGGTGTGCAGAGTGTTGAAATCTATATAACCTGTTGCCCTTGAAGAGCATCCTATTCCTGAAACAACCGCCATCCTGTCTCTTCTTATTTTGAGTTCATCGACAGCTTCCAGAAAAGCTTTCAGGATTATACCGTTTCCACATCCGGGACACCATATGGTTGGCCATCGTCCTTCCCGAAGGTAAGGGATAAGCCTCTCAACTTTCAAAAAATTCACCTCCATCTCCATTTATATGAATTTTTTCAGCCGAAACACCGCACATTGCAAAGAAGTAATCTGTCAGCTGATCCGGGTATTCCTGTACGTATACAACACGGGTTATGCCAGCGTTGACCAGTAATCTTGCACATACTGAACATGGTTTCGTCGTAACATACATAGTGGCCCCATTTGTAGAGATTCCAAATTTTGCTGCCTGCATCAGGGCATTTTGCTCTGCGTGCAGCGCATAACAAATTTCCTGATTCTGTCCAGATGGTATCCTTAAATGGTCTCTGATGCACCCGGTTGAATCACAATGGGGAAATGCAGAAGGGGGCTGGTTGTAACCAGTTGCAAGTATTCGATTTTCCCTGACTATGACTGCGCCAACTTTACGGTGTGTACACGTTGATCTTTCTTTTACTATATAGCATATTCTCATAAAATACTCATCCCATGGGATTCTGGAATCCTTCGTCTTTTTTGATTTAATTTTACTAAGATACATGGCCAGCTCATCTTCGTTGATTTTCATGGCAGTAATAATATACAACATCTCTGCAAAAAAACAAAACGGATGTTTTTTACCTCGACAGGATTAATTTGTTGAGGATAATTGACAACATTTGTCTATAAATGAATACACGGCTTTGTTCTGCTGGTAGTACGGCTTTTCGGGATTTTTGTAAAAAAGTCTTAACGATTTCTTATAACCTTTGGGATGGATATGTGCTTATAATGACTACGTAAATTTACGAATCGTGATCAATATACTGGACAATATTTCGAGAAATGGCTTTTACAAAGAAAAAGAGGTGTTTTGATGAATATTGGAGGAAAGATAAAGCGTTTGAGATTGTCCCGCGGCTTGACTCAGGAAGAATTGGCTATGCGAACGGATCTTTCCAGAAGTTTTATCTCTCAACTTGAGAGCAATAAAACATCTCTTGCTGTAGACACGCTTGAAAAAATATTGCGTGCTCTCGGGACTGATTTGAAAGCATTTTTCTCTGAAGAGGAAGAAGCAAAGATCGTTTTCAAAAAAGAGGATAGAATTCCTGTTTATGATGAACCGGAAGGTATTACATCGTATTTGCTTATGAGCGATGTGGAAACTAAGAAAGTGGATCCCACTCTTGTTACATTAGCTCCAGGAGCTCAAACAGAGGAAGAGGGTTATCATGAAGGAGATGAATTTGGCTATGTATTGCAAGGTAGAGTTGATTTGTGGCTCGATGGTGTTAGATACAGGCTGGCTCAGGGAGACTGTTTTTACTATCGAGCAGATAAAAAACATTTTTTGAAAAATCCGAGCAAAAAGAAAGATGCCGTAGTCTTGTGGATAGAAATTGACTGATGGGGAGGGATTAATGGTGAAAAAAAGCCTGGGAAGACACCTGATTGCGGAATTCTATGATTGTGATCAAAGAACACTGGATGATGTTCAGTTTGTGGAACAAAAAATGAGGGATGCGGCTATAGTAGCAGGAGCCACAATTATAGGTAGTTCTTTTCATAGGTTCCTCCCCTACGGGGTGAGTGGAGTTGTTGTCATATCGGAATCGCATCTCACTATTCATACCTGGCCCGAGTATGGTTATGCCGCCATTGATTTGTTCACATGTGGAGAAGATACTAACCCCTGGAGAGCTTTTGATTATCTGAAAGAGGCTTTTGGGGCAAGAAGAACTCAGGTTGTTGAGCACACTCGCGGTGATTATAACGCCATAGGTATACCTATAGATTCCCCCCACAAAGCAATTAAAGGAGGTGTTTGCAGTGCCTGAAAAAATGATACCAGGAAAACATCTGTGGTTTTTTGATTATTTTCCCGGTGGCGATGTAGGGCTTTTCATGAGGATATCCAATATGGTGCACTCTCAGCAAACCCGGTATCAGAGAATAGACATTTTTGACAACCCAACACTTGGTAGAGTATTCGCACTCGATGGTATTACAATGACTACGGATGCAGATGAGTTTATGTATCATGAAATGCTTGCTCATGTTCCAATGTTTTCTCACCCAAATCCAGTTTCTGTTCTTATTGTTGGTGGTGGCGATGGTGGAACATTAAGAGAAGTTTTGAGACATCCAGGAGTTAAGAGAGCCGTTTTATGTGAAATAGATGAACAGGTTGTTGAAGCAGCAAGGCAATATTTGAAAACAAGCGAATCATTCGATGACAAAAGGGCAGAGTTCGCTTATGAGAATGGCGCGGATTATGTAAAACGTTTTAAAAATGAGTTTGATGTTATAATTATTGACTCGACTGATCCCACTGCGGGCGAAGGCGGCCATCTTTTCACGCAAGAATTTTACAAATCGTGTTTTGATGCATTGAGAGAAGATGGAATTTTAACTGTGCAGGCCGAGAATGCTTTATATGATTTCGGATGGACAAAGATAACTCACAGGAGAATATCTTCCGTTTTTCCGATAGTCAAAGCTTATCAGGGATTTGTACCTACATATCCATCTGGATACTGGCTGTATATTTTCGCATCAAAGAACATTGATCCGGTTGAAAATTTCAGGTACGATGATGCGAAAAATATGTCCCAGAAATTGAAATATTATAATGAAGAACTTCATAAAGCTTGCTTTGTGTTGCCAAATTTTATAAAAAATGAACTTAAGGGAAAGATGTGATGGAAAAAATATTTGAATGGTATCTCGAGGTAAAAGATACTGATTTAGCAGAAGAAATGCTGATTTCCGAGGATTTTTTCAATTATGCTGTTGAAAATGAAGCTGATGAAAAGAGAATAATCCTTTACACAGATAACGAAGAGTTTGTCGATAAAGTTGTGACTCGCTTACAGGCGAAGATATTCAAAAAGAATATTACTTACAGTAAAGACTGGTTTAGATATCTGGCTATGAAACCCTTTAGAATTCTAAATAAAGTGTGGATAGATCCAACAGGAAAATTCCAGGTAGATGATGGTATAGTGATTAAGATGAGACCATCTGCAGCTTTTGGAACGGGGGATCATCCAACTACAATGCTTTGTGCCGAATTTCTGGAACGTTATTTGAAAAATTCATGCTCTGTACTTGATGTTGGCTGTGGTACTGCAGTCCTGTCGATAATTGCAAAAAGACTTGGAGCGAGAAAAGTGACAGCTCTGGATAACGATCCTGTTGCTGTGGAAGTAGCGCGGGGTTTTGTTCGTGAAAATAATGTTGAAGTTGATGTTATTGTTTCCGATTTGCTCAACGGGGTGAACGGGGAGTATGATATAGTAGTTGCAAACATAGTAACCCCGGTCATAATTGAATTATTAAATCAAATTCATAAAGTTTCCAAGAAAGGCGAAACGGTTTTGATAATTTCTGGTATACCTGTAAAAGATGAACAGAGGATAGTTGGAGAGATTCAAAACAAAGAATTTGTGATTCTTATGGATGGTGAGAAAGCCGGTTGGAAGGTATTTGCCGTGAAGATTTGTTAGTTATTGAAAAGCAAATTGGGCGTTTTCCTCGTAATGTGAGAAGAGTTATGAAAAGGTGTACTTATGGTTTCCCTGTTGTCATCGAGACATTTCCAGTTGTGGAGGGGAAACCTTTTCCAACTCTTTACTGGCTTACATGTCCTTTTTTGGTTAGGGAAATTTCTCGTTTGGAAGAAAAGGGATGGATTAGGGAATTTGAAAAGTTAATAATGACAGATTTGATATTCCGTGAGCGGTATATACAGTCTCATAGTGAGATCAAGAAAAGGCGTATGAATTTTACAAAAGATGAATTTGTGAAGACGAAGCTGAGTGAGGTTGGTACAGGAGGTATAAGAGATCTGACGAAAGTAAAATGCCTGCATTTACATGTTGCTGATTACCTTGCTGGTGTCAAGAATCCTGTGGGTGAACGTGTTTTAAAGATGATAAAGAATTACACTTGCAATCTTCAATATTGCGCACATGAACTTTTTGAAAGTTGATCGTGTCAAATTAGGAGGAGCAGGATGCGAGATGAAGAAT is a window of Pseudothermotoga elfii DSM 9442 = NBRC 107921 DNA encoding:
- a CDS encoding protein-glutamate methylesterase/protein-glutamine glutaminase, which produces MRMVLKDIIDSQHDMQVVGVAKDGIEALEIIREKRPDVVTLDVEMPKMNGIETLKNIMGKFPTRVIMVSSLTEEGADITITALSIGAVDFLTKPSGSTSLSFREVSGTLIQKIRSAMSVDPEKLTVKPYVSRIKTSSKISLYERAVVIGASTGGPRSLDYIIPALPENFPAPIFLVQHMPPMFTKSLAMRLNSLSKLSVKEAEESEVVKKGVVYVAPGDFHMGVKADGNSVKIFLDKSEKINNVRPAVDFTLSKVAEIYQSNTVAVILTGMGKDGTKGAFKVKYYSGTVIVEDESTCVVYGMPRSVVDEGYADFVLPVHEIANKLVEII
- a CDS encoding diacylglycerol kinase family protein; amino-acid sequence: MIKSFINATEGLVEAFKQERNLRLHFLIGTIVLIISYFLDLSNEEILWLIFAVFSVIGMELLNTLVEVLMDLYSENHDVRIKFVKDVSAGMVLWYSLFAVTVGLIILGRAIFNWRNDIGRLFAVLFVVGLPLISILGGLRKRAKRKN
- a CDS encoding 2-oxoacid:acceptor oxidoreductase family protein, translated to MQLNDPLAIRVAGSGGQGNILTGKVLAQAAMLEKKYVVQTQSYGAQVRGGISHCDVIICDEWIDFPEASQFDIMYIMHIDALRAYQKLIRANGIILIDSTFVDSVPFTVQRLTKKILMIPLEKLAVEKFNATVVSNMIGLGALIKATKIVGLESLIKAIQDMISERYVSMNIEAIKYGYEIISKEFKIRSERKIRTIGFE
- a CDS encoding 2-oxoacid:ferredoxin oxidoreductase subunit beta, with the translated sequence MKVERLIPYLREGRWPTIWCPGCGNGIILKAFLEAVDELKIRRDRMAVVSGIGCSSRATGYIDFNTLHTLHGRAIAFATGVKLAKPDFKVAVLGGDGDILAIGGNHFLHACRRNIDLTIVVFNNMIYGMTGGQNSPTTPLEKVASTAPFGNIEKPLDVVKVATAAGATYVARATVYHYPLLVRYIMKALKHRGTSVVEAVTNCHTYYGRYNKIPNAAKMLEYFKNNSVMLDKSKNMSPEELENKIVIGEFHEEDKPTFHDLYKKIAAKFIS
- a CDS encoding deoxycytidylate deaminase, whose translation is MLYIITAMKINEDELAMYLSKIKSKKTKDSRIPWDEYFMRICYIVKERSTCTHRKVGAVIVRENRILATGYNQPPSAFPHCDSTGCIRDHLRIPSGQNQEICYALHAEQNALMQAAKFGISTNGATMYVTTKPCSVCARLLVNAGITRVVYVQEYPDQLTDYFFAMCGVSAEKIHINGDGGEFFES
- a CDS encoding cupin domain-containing protein — translated: MNIGGKIKRLRLSRGLTQEELAMRTDLSRSFISQLESNKTSLAVDTLEKILRALGTDLKAFFSEEEEAKIVFKKEDRIPVYDEPEGITSYLLMSDVETKKVDPTLVTLAPGAQTEEEGYHEGDEFGYVLQGRVDLWLDGVRYRLAQGDCFYYRADKKHFLKNPSKKKDAVVLWIEID
- the speD gene encoding adenosylmethionine decarboxylase, producing the protein MVKKSLGRHLIAEFYDCDQRTLDDVQFVEQKMRDAAIVAGATIIGSSFHRFLPYGVSGVVVISESHLTIHTWPEYGYAAIDLFTCGEDTNPWRAFDYLKEAFGARRTQVVEHTRGDYNAIGIPIDSPHKAIKGGVCSA
- the speE gene encoding polyamine aminopropyltransferase translates to MIPGKHLWFFDYFPGGDVGLFMRISNMVHSQQTRYQRIDIFDNPTLGRVFALDGITMTTDADEFMYHEMLAHVPMFSHPNPVSVLIVGGGDGGTLREVLRHPGVKRAVLCEIDEQVVEAARQYLKTSESFDDKRAEFAYENGADYVKRFKNEFDVIIIDSTDPTAGEGGHLFTQEFYKSCFDALREDGILTVQAENALYDFGWTKITHRRISSVFPIVKAYQGFVPTYPSGYWLYIFASKNIDPVENFRYDDAKNMSQKLKYYNEELHKACFVLPNFIKNELKGKM
- a CDS encoding 50S ribosomal protein L11 methyltransferase; translated protein: MEKIFEWYLEVKDTDLAEEMLISEDFFNYAVENEADEKRIILYTDNEEFVDKVVTRLQAKIFKKNITYSKDWFRYLAMKPFRILNKVWIDPTGKFQVDDGIVIKMRPSAAFGTGDHPTTMLCAEFLERYLKNSCSVLDVGCGTAVLSIIAKRLGARKVTALDNDPVAVEVARGFVRENNVEVDVIVSDLLNGVNGEYDIVVANIVTPVIIELLNQIHKVSKKGETVLIISGIPVKDEQRIVGEIQNKEFVILMDGEKAGWKVFAVKIC
- a CDS encoding DUF501 domain-containing protein, yielding MKRCTYGFPVVIETFPVVEGKPFPTLYWLTCPFLVREISRLEEKGWIREFEKLIMTDLIFRERYIQSHSEIKKRRMNFTKDEFVKTKLSEVGTGGIRDLTKVKCLHLHVADYLAGVKNPVGERVLKMIKNYTCNLQYCAHELFES